Proteins encoded by one window of Cyanobacteriota bacterium:
- the ribD gene encoding bifunctional diaminohydroxyphosphoribosylaminopyrimidine deaminase/5-amino-6-(5-phosphoribosylamino)uracil reductase RibD codes for MTTGNPRNNNASEFDRAMIQRCLHLARQALGQTAPNPLVGAVVVQAGVIVGEGFHPGAGQPHAEVFALRQAGDRAQGATLYVNLEPCNHYGRTPPCTDAIIAAGISQVVVGMVDPNPLVAGSGIARLRAAGISVVVGVEESDCQRLNEAFTHRIRYHAPFGILKYAMTLDGKIATSSGHSAWVTSSTARKEVHHLRAACDAVIVGGNTVRQDNPLLTTHGVSQHNPLRVVMSRSLNLPMQAQLWDQRPAKTLVVTTSTADLQMSAYLEHRGVEVIRLPSLTPAVVMELLYDRGLLSVLWECGGTLAAQAITDRAVQKVMAFIAPKLIGGQSAPSPIADLGLACMTDALVLERVQWRSVGTDLLVEGYLTAASPAPPTDELPPLSITNFVPMPAAEN; via the coding sequence ATGACAACAGGTAACCCTAGGAACAACAACGCCAGTGAATTTGATCGTGCCATGATCCAGCGTTGTCTGCACCTGGCACGGCAGGCATTAGGACAGACAGCGCCCAATCCCCTAGTGGGGGCTGTGGTGGTTCAAGCTGGAGTGATCGTCGGCGAAGGCTTTCATCCGGGAGCGGGTCAACCCCATGCTGAGGTGTTCGCCCTGCGGCAAGCGGGCGATCGTGCTCAGGGTGCAACCCTCTATGTCAACCTAGAACCCTGCAACCACTATGGGCGTACCCCTCCCTGCACCGATGCCATCATTGCTGCTGGCATCAGCCAGGTAGTTGTAGGAATGGTGGATCCTAATCCCCTAGTAGCGGGAAGTGGCATTGCTCGCTTGCGAGCAGCAGGGATCAGCGTCGTGGTTGGAGTTGAGGAATCAGACTGTCAGCGCTTAAATGAAGCCTTTACCCATCGCATCCGTTATCATGCCCCCTTTGGCATTTTGAAATATGCCATGACCCTAGACGGCAAGATTGCCACTAGCAGCGGTCACAGTGCTTGGGTCACTAGTTCCACAGCCCGCAAAGAAGTACACCACCTGCGAGCAGCTTGCGATGCAGTAATTGTGGGGGGCAATACCGTGCGCCAAGATAATCCGTTGCTAACCACCCATGGCGTATCACAGCACAATCCCCTGCGAGTGGTGATGAGTCGAAGTCTTAACCTGCCCATGCAAGCGCAACTGTGGGATCAACGTCCAGCTAAGACGTTAGTGGTGACGACATCAACTGCAGATCTTCAGATGTCTGCCTATCTAGAACATCGGGGGGTAGAAGTAATCAGGTTGCCTAGTCTAACGCCAGCGGTAGTTATGGAACTTTTGTATGATCGTGGACTCCTCTCAGTCCTGTGGGAATGTGGTGGCACCCTTGCTGCCCAAGCGATAACAGACAGAGCTGTCCAAAAGGTGATGGCTTTTATTGCCCCTAAATTGATTGGCGGACAGAGCGCACCGTCACCGATCGCTGATCTAGGATTAGCCTGCATGACCGATGCCCTGGTTCTAGAACGGGTGCAGTGGCGATCTGTAGGTACCGACTTACTCGTAGAAGGCTACCTTACTGCTGCTTCCCCAGCACCACCCACTGACGAATTGCCTCCTCTGTCCATAACCAATTTTGTCCCAATGCCTGCTGCTGAAAATTAA